The Erythrobacter insulae genome window below encodes:
- a CDS encoding glycoside hydrolase family 88/105 protein gives MKIRFLIALGSLALASAGAGAASADDHAADERPVRSCDAIVPHWKAPVLVAPSQASAEEVGCAVAAWQLQAKEDMSYLDLKIPESSYGRGWVKAAFYIGLDRYAAKLGDEKLLNRVRQYAYENGLELGDRVWHGDDQAVAAVYGAIALRDENPALIKKSVEVFDHIIDQNYTMSLEFIEPEDGHTEGTCQRRWCWADAIFMAPPSWALATKVTGDPRYLDYAAKETRAVIEYLQDPKTGLLFRDSRYFEAKTPNGKPVFWSRGNGWVFAGLARFIEDMPADHPERALMVKTYQTLAAKLVEIQREDGYWPTSLMDAEYLTNPETSGTAFFGFGLAWGLNNGLIKGAQFETARDKAWDAMRKATTDSGKVGWVQQIGKDPQTTDADTSQLYATGGMLLFASEML, from the coding sequence ATGAAAATCCGTTTTTTGATCGCGCTTGGATCATTGGCTCTGGCGAGTGCCGGGGCAGGCGCAGCGAGTGCCGATGATCACGCAGCCGATGAACGCCCGGTCCGTTCCTGCGATGCTATCGTGCCACATTGGAAGGCGCCGGTCCTGGTGGCTCCTTCGCAGGCCTCGGCTGAAGAGGTCGGCTGCGCTGTCGCCGCGTGGCAGCTCCAGGCAAAAGAGGACATGAGCTATCTCGATCTGAAGATCCCTGAAAGTTCGTACGGGCGCGGCTGGGTCAAGGCGGCTTTCTACATCGGGCTCGATCGCTACGCTGCGAAGCTGGGCGACGAAAAGCTTTTGAACCGTGTGCGGCAATACGCTTATGAAAACGGTTTGGAGCTGGGAGACCGCGTCTGGCACGGCGATGATCAGGCGGTGGCCGCAGTCTACGGCGCGATTGCGCTGCGTGATGAGAATCCGGCATTGATAAAGAAGTCGGTTGAAGTGTTCGATCACATCATCGATCAAAATTACACGATGAGCCTTGAATTTATCGAGCCGGAGGATGGCCATACCGAGGGCACGTGCCAGCGGCGTTGGTGCTGGGCTGATGCGATCTTCATGGCCCCGCCATCATGGGCGCTTGCAACCAAGGTAACGGGCGATCCACGGTATCTGGATTACGCCGCGAAAGAGACACGCGCGGTAATCGAATATCTGCAAGATCCGAAAACAGGCCTCCTGTTCCGCGACAGCCGCTATTTCGAGGCGAAAACGCCAAATGGTAAGCCCGTGTTCTGGAGCCGGGGCAATGGCTGGGTGTTTGCTGGGCTCGCCCGTTTTATCGAGGATATGCCAGCCGATCATCCTGAACGCGCGCTCATGGTAAAGACGTATCAGACGCTCGCCGCAAAGCTCGTCGAGATTCAGCGCGAAGATGGCTATTGGCCGACTTCGCTGATGGATGCAGAGTACCTGACCAATCCGGAAACCAGCGGCACGGCCTTTTTCGGCTTTGGGCTGGCGTGGGGTCTGAACAACGGCCTGATCAAGGGCGCACAATTCGAAACCGCTCGCGACAAGGCGTGGGACGCGATGCGCAAAGCCACCACTGACAGCGGTAAGGTCGGCTGGGTGCAGCAAATCGGCAAAGACCCGCAGACGACTGATGCCGACACCAGCCAGCTTTACGCAACAGGCGGCATGTTGCTGTTCGCTTCGGAAATGCTTTAA
- a CDS encoding DUF1501 domain-containing protein: MIINRRNMLGGSAAIVGATMLPKLAFAAGGGGSKRLVFVLQRGAADGLGIIAPVGDPSYAGLRGALAEDYADAPLIGGLFALHPALERSAAMFAAGEMMAVHAVASTYRDRSHFDGQNVLESGGTRPYERKDGWLNRLVGLLPEAEASGIAIAQNIPLALQGTHKAGSYAPSRLPDAADDYMRRVAQLYMGDERLHMLWEESLATRAMAEGMNGSGNMRQAADVGALAARMLSGEDSARIAMIETTGWDTHNGQSRRLDRELSKLDTLIEALKVGLGELWADTMVIVATEFGRTASINGTSGTDHGTGSTTLLYGGSLGGGKVLGDWPGLRQSDLYQARDLRPTSALEDVIASTCSSHFTLDPELTKRTLFPGR, from the coding sequence ATGATAATAAACCGGCGGAACATGCTCGGCGGTTCAGCCGCCATAGTCGGTGCAACGATGTTACCCAAACTTGCCTTTGCCGCTGGCGGCGGCGGGTCAAAACGGCTCGTTTTTGTGCTACAGCGCGGCGCGGCGGATGGCCTGGGCATCATCGCGCCTGTGGGCGACCCGAGCTATGCGGGCCTGCGCGGCGCGCTGGCAGAGGATTACGCGGATGCTCCGCTCATCGGGGGGCTTTTCGCGCTTCACCCCGCCCTTGAACGTTCTGCTGCGATGTTTGCAGCCGGAGAGATGATGGCGGTCCATGCGGTCGCCTCCACTTACCGCGACCGGTCGCATTTTGACGGGCAGAACGTGCTCGAAAGCGGCGGAACCCGACCTTACGAACGCAAGGATGGCTGGCTCAACCGTCTCGTCGGGTTGCTGCCCGAGGCGGAGGCTTCGGGCATTGCCATCGCCCAGAACATTCCGTTGGCGCTGCAAGGGACGCATAAGGCTGGCTCCTACGCGCCTTCGCGGCTGCCCGATGCGGCGGACGATTACATGCGCCGGGTTGCCCAGCTTTATATGGGTGATGAGCGGCTGCATATGCTGTGGGAAGAAAGCCTTGCGACCCGCGCCATGGCCGAAGGCATGAATGGCAGCGGCAATATGCGCCAGGCCGCGGATGTGGGGGCGTTGGCTGCGCGCATGTTATCGGGCGAAGATAGTGCGCGCATCGCCATGATCGAGACCACGGGCTGGGACACGCACAATGGCCAGAGCCGGCGGCTGGACCGCGAATTGAGCAAGCTCGACACGCTGATTGAAGCGCTAAAAGTGGGTTTGGGTGAGTTGTGGGCTGATACAATGGTGATCGTCGCGACTGAATTCGGGCGCACGGCCTCCATCAACGGGACCAGTGGGACCGATCACGGCACCGGCTCTACCACCCTGCTCTACGGCGGGTCGCTGGGCGGCGGCAAAGTGCTCGGCGATTGGCCCGGCCTGAGGCAGAGCGACCTTTATCAGGCGCGCGATCTTAGACCGACCAGCGCATTAGAAGATGTAATCGCCTCGACTTGTTCCAGCCATTTTACACTCGATCCGGAACTAACCAAACGTACGCTTTTTCCCGGACGTTAG
- a CDS encoding BNR-4 repeat-containing protein, with amino-acid sequence MKHSLFLAAALTVGIAGLSGCSAAYGPQSASAQTAAQTDYFADNGLGNAVAVVQHPAGEYKDGITYVSYQGPLEDPYVASYDHETGEWSGPFKAGISAMGKDPTRKIDNHGKPTLIIDDAGYIHIFFGGHGGTPELGENPLGNHHYGENKHVVSKRPYDITEWEELDTIPPFGTYNQVVKMDNGDIYLFYRHGAHRSDWVYHKSTDNGRTFSEPVSFLKHKRRTDMQAVDSWYPYVTKGQGDEIIVSFDYHLCWDGAGAPDARGHTANRQDLFYMVFDTGDGSWRNIEGEQLPMPLTREVAEDKALVAKSGDLWSFNASVALDDQGHPHIGITMGEDLGVSKVGGPKQMRHYRWTGSEWIGGKSTKLPIGNGDLVVDNSDNVRFLLASQNRNGDGMIAWWESDDAGASFTQTRELLVRDRASFAISSFIRNAHPDARVVVAERARGTDDRRMYLLGDNGPVTRSASQR; translated from the coding sequence ATGAAACACTCTCTTTTCCTTGCGGCTGCATTGACGGTTGGCATCGCCGGGCTTTCGGGATGCAGCGCCGCTTATGGCCCGCAAAGCGCCTCGGCACAGACCGCCGCGCAGACCGACTATTTCGCGGATAACGGTTTGGGAAATGCGGTTGCCGTGGTTCAGCACCCAGCCGGGGAATATAAGGACGGCATCACCTATGTGAGCTATCAAGGCCCGCTCGAAGATCCCTATGTCGCGTCATACGATCACGAAACCGGCGAATGGAGCGGACCGTTCAAAGCCGGCATCAGCGCGATGGGTAAAGACCCCACCCGCAAGATCGACAATCACGGCAAGCCGACCCTGATCATCGATGATGCGGGCTATATCCATATCTTTTTCGGCGGCCATGGCGGCACGCCCGAATTGGGGGAGAATCCGCTCGGCAATCACCACTATGGTGAGAATAAGCATGTGGTTTCCAAACGCCCTTACGATATCACCGAATGGGAGGAGCTGGATACGATCCCGCCTTTCGGCACCTATAATCAAGTGGTGAAGATGGATAATGGCGATATCTATCTGTTCTATCGTCATGGTGCCCATCGCAGCGATTGGGTGTATCACAAATCAACCGACAATGGCCGCACCTTTAGCGAGCCTGTGTCTTTCCTTAAGCATAAACGCCGCACCGATATGCAGGCCGTCGACAGCTGGTATCCCTATGTGACCAAGGGACAGGGCGATGAGATCATCGTCAGCTTTGATTATCATCTGTGCTGGGACGGAGCAGGCGCGCCTGATGCGCGCGGTCACACGGCCAACCGTCAGGATCTGTTCTATATGGTCTTTGATACAGGCGATGGCAGCTGGCGCAATATCGAGGGCGAACAGCTGCCGATGCCATTGACGCGCGAGGTTGCCGAGGACAAGGCGCTTGTCGCGAAATCGGGCGATCTGTGGTCTTTCAACGCATCTGTGGCGCTTGATGATCAAGGGCATCCCCATATCGGTATCACCATGGGTGAGGATCTGGGCGTGTCCAAAGTGGGCGGCCCCAAACAGATGCGCCATTATCGCTGGACCGGCAGCGAGTGGATTGGCGGAAAATCGACCAAACTGCCGATCGGGAATGGCGATCTGGTGGTCGATAACAGCGACAATGTACGTTTTCTGCTCGCATCGCAGAACCGCAATGGCGACGGTATGATCGCGTGGTGGGAAAGCGATGATGCCGGTGCCAGCTTTACGCAGACACGCGAGCTTCTGGTCCGTGACAGGGCAAGTTTCGCGATCAGCAGCTTCATTCGCAACGCGCACCCCGATGCGCGCGTGGTGGTTGCCGAAAGAGCGCGCGGTACGGATGACCGGCGGATGTATCTGCTGGGTGATAATGGACCCGTGACACGGTCGGCCAGCCAGCGCTAA
- a CDS encoding cellulase family glycosylhydrolase: MAGEKAGFLPLQIWPLAIALLAMFAVPAQAQIKHGLRDAEGRHYIPRGFVVNTNDGNQSVMFDEGDYWRMARMGANTQVIRLELSRFGTMPGTTFDPSYLEKLERLTQLGSDAGMTTSFKMTLYGVPDFSWEGFWNNTNGIQDNYAKAWHIMWERFADNPDVVGYDLVNEPRKLSMDISYDDLTRQFLIPFYERLIAEGRPYNPDKLFLCQTIFMNKGEAIEFNQYAEIKNPIKGENVVFAPHIYQDRIDYIEPILSRFEREAALLDAPILVGEWGFPTLMSTDTSVEDQLHYQRFYIRTAEIFDETGMGTIKAWFLGNPRYQNFLPGGPSTWAIFQDNQSRGTVERKYITDIIARPYPKIIAGNLERFRYDFAQRELSATITPDNSKGVSSLFVGANRHYPDGFSLHLSNGFVLTYAPGSDEGLQVARAGEGSQLSDFIWDESAQQILVLRWPDTAGSIDIRVTAGIWKDLPPAQIPRRRDGL, translated from the coding sequence ATGGCTGGAGAAAAGGCGGGGTTCCTGCCGCTCCAAATTTGGCCGTTAGCCATCGCGCTTCTGGCGATGTTTGCCGTTCCAGCGCAGGCCCAAATCAAGCATGGTCTGCGAGACGCAGAAGGGCGCCACTATATTCCGCGCGGTTTCGTCGTAAATACGAATGACGGCAACCAATCGGTGATGTTCGATGAAGGAGATTATTGGCGCATGGCGCGGATGGGCGCGAACACGCAGGTCATCCGTCTGGAACTTAGCCGGTTCGGCACGATGCCGGGAACTACGTTTGACCCCTCCTACCTTGAAAAACTGGAAAGGCTGACTCAGCTCGGCAGCGATGCCGGCATGACGACCAGTTTTAAAATGACGCTGTATGGGGTGCCGGATTTTTCGTGGGAAGGATTCTGGAACAACACCAACGGGATTCAGGATAATTATGCCAAGGCGTGGCATATCATGTGGGAGCGGTTTGCCGACAACCCTGATGTCGTCGGCTATGATCTGGTCAATGAGCCGCGCAAGCTTTCAATGGATATTTCATATGATGATCTGACGCGGCAATTCCTGATCCCGTTTTATGAGCGCCTGATTGCCGAAGGGCGCCCCTATAACCCTGACAAGCTATTCCTGTGTCAGACAATTTTCATGAACAAGGGCGAAGCGATTGAATTCAATCAATATGCCGAAATCAAAAACCCGATCAAAGGCGAAAATGTCGTCTTTGCACCGCACATCTATCAGGACCGGATCGACTATATTGAACCGATCCTGAGCCGGTTTGAGCGGGAGGCTGCGTTGCTCGATGCGCCAATTCTGGTTGGCGAGTGGGGCTTTCCAACGCTGATGTCGACAGACACGTCGGTGGAAGATCAACTGCATTATCAGCGTTTTTACATCCGCACCGCAGAGATTTTCGATGAAACCGGCATGGGAACGATCAAGGCGTGGTTCCTTGGCAATCCGCGTTATCAGAACTTTCTGCCCGGCGGTCCGTCCACATGGGCGATCTTTCAGGACAACCAGTCACGCGGCACGGTGGAGCGCAAATACATCACCGATATTATCGCGCGCCCCTATCCCAAGATCATTGCCGGGAATCTGGAGCGGTTTCGCTATGACTTTGCCCAGCGCGAGCTTTCAGCCACCATTACGCCTGATAACAGTAAAGGTGTCTCCTCATTGTTTGTCGGGGCTAACCGGCATTATCCCGATGGTTTCTCGCTACATTTGAGCAATGGCTTCGTGCTGACTTATGCACCGGGCAGCGACGAGGGGCTTCAGGTGGCGCGCGCCGGCGAGGGCAGCCAGCTGTCGGATTTCATCTGGGATGAAAGTGCGCAGCAAATACTCGTCTTGCGCTGGCCCGATACGGCTGGCTCGATAGATATCCGCGTAACGGCGGGCATCTGGAAAGATTTGCCACCGGCACAAATTCCGCGGCGGCGCGATGGTTTGTAA
- a CDS encoding sulfatase: protein MVQVSRREFSMGALLGATMLSGCLQPGQAAGAGKAKNLLLIVIDDLNDWVTALGDHPQVNTPHIDALAASGTVFTNAHAQAPICGPSRASLFSGLYPAQTGIYGQIKDADLGPAVAAVSPTLLLPQYLRSHGFFTAGRGKVSHQGGQEGMFDEYHARSAKNGDYGPKPEKRIKWDSDKTHTDWGAHPDTDAEMIDHITATWGAQFLQREHTQPFMLALGFVRPHVPWYVPQHWLDKFPLDEIEMPKVLANDLGDVPQAARDLAAVPQMPTLEWAMENNEWRPIMQAYLASIAFVDHCVGMVMESLRASGRSEDTLVCLASDNGYHLGEKQRFAKMSLWERSTRVPLMFAGPGIRPQVITDPVGLIDIYPTTIDILGLPANTENAGRSLAPLLTLGQALPVEPQLSVYGEGNYAVIDQRYRYIRYADGSEELYDHENDPMEWTNLAERPEVAEVKQRLGRYIPANALPEFPSPTAAS from the coding sequence ATGGTTCAAGTTTCTCGCAGAGAATTTTCGATGGGCGCTTTGCTCGGCGCGACCATGCTGTCCGGCTGCTTGCAACCGGGCCAAGCCGCTGGTGCTGGCAAAGCCAAAAACCTGCTTTTAATCGTCATCGATGATCTCAATGACTGGGTTACGGCATTGGGCGATCATCCTCAGGTAAATACGCCGCATATCGATGCGCTCGCCGCCTCGGGCACGGTGTTCACCAACGCCCATGCGCAGGCCCCGATTTGCGGCCCATCGCGCGCCAGCCTGTTTTCCGGCCTTTATCCCGCGCAAACAGGCATTTACGGCCAGATCAAGGATGCCGATCTTGGTCCAGCGGTGGCCGCCGTGTCCCCTACCTTGCTATTGCCACAATATCTGCGCTCGCACGGGTTCTTTACCGCCGGGCGCGGCAAAGTGTCGCATCAAGGCGGGCAGGAAGGGATGTTTGACGAATACCACGCTCGCTCCGCGAAGAATGGCGACTACGGACCGAAACCGGAAAAGCGGATCAAGTGGGACAGCGATAAGACCCACACCGATTGGGGCGCCCACCCTGATACGGATGCGGAGATGATCGATCACATCACCGCGACATGGGGCGCGCAGTTTCTTCAGCGCGAACATACACAGCCTTTCATGCTGGCGCTGGGTTTCGTGCGCCCGCATGTGCCGTGGTACGTTCCCCAGCACTGGCTCGACAAGTTTCCTTTAGATGAAATCGAGATGCCCAAGGTGCTCGCCAACGACCTTGGCGATGTGCCTCAGGCGGCCCGCGACCTTGCCGCAGTGCCACAAATGCCGACGCTGGAATGGGCGATGGAAAACAACGAGTGGCGCCCGATCATGCAGGCCTACCTCGCCTCCATCGCGTTCGTCGATCATTGCGTGGGTATGGTGATGGAAAGCCTGCGCGCATCGGGCCGTTCCGAAGATACGCTGGTCTGTCTTGCCTCTGACAATGGATACCACTTAGGCGAGAAACAGCGGTTTGCCAAAATGTCTTTGTGGGAGCGGTCCACCCGCGTGCCCTTGATGTTCGCAGGGCCGGGGATTCGCCCTCAGGTCATCACTGACCCGGTCGGACTGATCGATATCTATCCCACCACGATCGATATTCTGGGCCTTCCTGCGAATACGGAAAACGCCGGACGCAGCCTCGCCCCCTTGCTGACACTGGGGCAGGCGTTGCCGGTTGAACCGCAGCTGTCCGTCTATGGCGAAGGCAATTACGCCGTGATTGACCAGCGCTATCGTTACATCCGCTATGCAGACGGATCAGAGGAGCTGTATGATCACGAAAACGATCCGATGGAGTGGACCAATCTGGCAGAACGGCCTGAAGTGGCTGAGGTCAAGCAACGGCTCGGTCGTTATATTCCTGCAAACGCGCTTCCGGAATTCCCCTCACCCACTGCGGCGTCGTGA
- a CDS encoding BNR-4 repeat-containing protein: MLTTDRRNWIKRVTATLLIGSAPLPVRAFAKGNEPTKHFTANGFGEGVAVVQHPAGEFHLGKTYVSYQGPLEDPYVAVYDHKSGKWDGPYQAGVSQLGKGPEFADKIDSHGKPTMLIDDAGYIHIFYGGHGGSKTNGLKNTLGGAHAGDNRHAVSKRPLDISEWEDLDNISPFGTYNQAIKMDNGDIYLFYRHGAHRSNWVYQKSTDNGRTFAAPVSFLKRKRRTDIEATDSWYPFLAKGRGDEIICSFDYHVCRDAWPGRGHQGERHNLYYLTFNTTDGSWRNVKGEELPMPLDRETADAKALVFQNDEVWTFNQSATLDKNGLPHIGIAMGFDTGVRHGGPKAMRHFRWTGKQWTGGVNRGLPVARGDLYARDQNKVRFLLAWNDPDGDVRVGKISWWESEDGGATFALGKTLLERRGKAFATSAFIRNAHPDARVIVAESAPRGSKMRPMYLVGDNGPIGGVPEVMGG, translated from the coding sequence GTGCTAACAACGGACCGCAGAAACTGGATTAAGCGTGTAACGGCAACGCTACTCATCGGCTCAGCACCCCTGCCAGTCCGCGCTTTTGCCAAGGGGAATGAGCCGACCAAGCATTTTACCGCAAACGGCTTTGGCGAGGGGGTCGCAGTCGTGCAGCACCCCGCTGGCGAGTTTCATCTGGGCAAAACCTATGTCTCTTATCAGGGGCCGCTCGAGGACCCCTATGTTGCGGTCTATGATCATAAGTCAGGCAAATGGGATGGTCCCTATCAGGCCGGTGTCAGTCAATTGGGAAAGGGGCCGGAATTCGCAGACAAAATCGACAGCCATGGAAAGCCCACCATGCTCATCGACGATGCGGGCTATATTCATATCTTCTACGGCGGACATGGCGGATCAAAAACCAATGGTCTGAAAAATACACTTGGCGGCGCTCATGCTGGCGATAATCGCCATGCGGTCTCGAAACGGCCACTCGATATCAGCGAGTGGGAAGATCTGGACAATATCTCGCCATTCGGGACTTATAATCAGGCAATCAAGATGGATAATGGCGATATCTATCTATTCTATCGCCATGGCGCACATCGCAGCAATTGGGTCTATCAGAAATCAACCGACAATGGCCGCACCTTTGCAGCTCCGGTTTCATTTCTCAAACGCAAGCGCCGCACGGATATTGAAGCGACCGACAGCTGGTATCCCTTTCTGGCAAAGGGGCGCGGTGACGAGATCATCTGCAGCTTTGATTATCACGTTTGCCGCGATGCATGGCCGGGACGCGGCCATCAGGGTGAGCGCCACAACCTTTATTATCTGACCTTCAACACTACGGATGGAAGCTGGCGCAACGTTAAGGGCGAAGAATTGCCCATGCCGCTGGATCGCGAAACGGCCGATGCCAAAGCGCTCGTATTTCAAAATGATGAGGTCTGGACTTTCAACCAGTCGGCGACGCTCGATAAGAATGGCCTCCCGCATATCGGAATTGCGATGGGTTTCGACACCGGTGTGCGGCATGGCGGGCCCAAGGCGATGCGGCATTTCCGCTGGACGGGCAAGCAATGGACTGGCGGTGTCAATCGCGGGCTTCCGGTTGCGCGCGGTGATTTGTATGCTCGGGATCAGAACAAGGTTCGCTTTTTGCTGGCGTGGAACGATCCCGATGGGGATGTGCGTGTTGGCAAGATTTCGTGGTGGGAAAGCGAAGATGGCGGTGCCACATTCGCGCTGGGCAAGACTTTGCTGGAACGGCGCGGCAAGGCATTTGCCACCAGTGCCTTCATCCGCAACGCCCATCCGGATGCGCGCGTGATCGTCGCCGAAAGCGCGCCGCGCGGATCGAAGATGCGACCGATGTATCTGGTCGGCGATAACGGACCGATTGGCGGCGTTCCAGAAGTGATGGGTGGATAA
- a CDS encoding formylglycine-generating enzyme family protein: MTRFPISNFNPAFNPAANLALTLVTRGAIAAGAALSLAACSASEGEENGEPLPTAASDFASAITCKTPASVRVRIDGGTFIMGSNAVYAEEGLERETTVDGFWIDPHEVTNRQFAEFAAATDFKTVAEKPVDPAQFGVPVEQIPPFMLQAGSAVFTPPDRPSRNYGDWWAYVPGANWRKPYGPQGPDAEPDQPVVHLAWDDMRAYADWKGGRIPTEAEWEYAASAGAEKYTEQPDPRLANSWQGVFPVVNEGSDGFKGIAPVGCFEPNANGLYDMVGNVWEVTADHFRPGHDPADQDNPRGPSENAAYDPLNPGFASRVMKGGSYLCAPNYCQRYRPESRQGRDVGLGASNVGFRLAYDSAPQK, translated from the coding sequence ATGACACGATTCCCGATCAGCAATTTCAATCCGGCATTCAATCCGGCAGCCAATCTGGCGCTCACGTTGGTAACGCGCGGTGCAATCGCGGCTGGTGCCGCGCTTAGCTTAGCGGCGTGCAGCGCCTCGGAAGGTGAGGAAAACGGTGAACCGTTGCCGACCGCAGCGAGCGACTTTGCCTCGGCAATCACCTGCAAAACCCCCGCTAGCGTGCGTGTACGGATTGACGGTGGAACGTTCATCATGGGCAGCAACGCTGTCTATGCAGAGGAAGGCCTTGAACGGGAAACAACAGTTGATGGTTTCTGGATCGATCCTCATGAAGTGACCAACCGCCAGTTCGCCGAATTTGCGGCGGCGACGGATTTCAAAACTGTGGCTGAAAAACCGGTCGATCCGGCGCAATTCGGTGTTCCGGTCGAGCAAATTCCGCCCTTCATGCTGCAGGCTGGCTCCGCCGTTTTCACCCCGCCAGATCGCCCGTCGCGCAATTATGGCGATTGGTGGGCATATGTCCCTGGCGCGAATTGGCGCAAACCCTATGGCCCGCAAGGCCCCGATGCAGAGCCAGATCAGCCGGTGGTGCATCTGGCATGGGACGATATGCGCGCTTATGCCGATTGGAAGGGCGGGCGTATTCCGACCGAAGCCGAGTGGGAATATGCGGCCAGTGCAGGCGCAGAAAAATACACAGAACAGCCCGATCCGCGTCTTGCGAATAGCTGGCAGGGTGTGTTCCCGGTCGTCAATGAAGGCAGTGACGGGTTTAAGGGAATTGCGCCGGTTGGCTGCTTTGAACCCAACGCAAACGGCCTTTACGATATGGTCGGTAATGTTTGGGAAGTGACCGCCGATCATTTCCGTCCAGGCCATGATCCGGCAGATCAAGACAATCCCCGCGGGCCCAGCGAAAATGCCGCCTATGACCCGCTCAATCCCGGATTTGCCAGCCGCGTGATGAAGGGGGGCAGTTATCTATGTGCGCCGAATTATTGCCAGCGCTATCGGCCTGAAAGCCGGCAAGGCCGCGATGTGGGCCTCGGCGCTTCAAATGTCGGATTCAGGCTTGCTTACGATAGCGCTCCGCAAAAATAG
- a CDS encoding DUF1800 domain-containing protein — protein sequence MTNHSWSIVTTRFGYGQRPSARPNGSPKAWLSRQVQNYDPRPARIMGLPDSEAITRQFSDFRLRRDQDAEAKRAARRALRSHVQDAIAARIELAVHTTAPFTERLVQFWANHFAVSTEKPGAGPLAGSFEAEAIRPYILGRFADMLRAAETHPSMLIYLDQAGSIGPNSRRGQAAARRGRRRVGLNENLAREILELHTLGVRSGYTQADVTAFAKALTGHTVPVLRRFEQDKIYGFDPSLHEPGPKTVLGKTYRDEGSREAMRILNDLADHPATARHLATKLARHFSADIPPPALVSRLEESFLATGGDLGAMTLTLIEAPEVWAETRQKFLTPWEWAIASLRAIDTDEFDPLRARRMIVNLGQDLWQPGSPAGFEDKASKWAAPETLHRRVEAAQTIGRLGARHDARTLGPMLYSGIWSENSATAVARAESPAQAMALMLASPEAMWR from the coding sequence ATGACTAACCATTCGTGGAGTATTGTTACGACGCGGTTTGGCTATGGACAAAGGCCTTCTGCTCGCCCGAATGGTTCACCAAAAGCGTGGTTGAGCAGGCAGGTCCAGAACTATGACCCCAGACCAGCCAGGATTATGGGGCTTCCAGATTCAGAGGCCATAACTCGGCAGTTTTCGGACTTTCGGCTTCGTCGTGATCAAGACGCAGAGGCCAAACGTGCGGCAAGGCGTGCCTTGCGCAGCCACGTCCAAGACGCAATCGCTGCGCGGATCGAATTGGCGGTGCACACTACGGCCCCCTTTACAGAGCGGTTGGTGCAATTCTGGGCCAATCATTTCGCAGTCTCAACTGAAAAGCCGGGCGCTGGACCGCTCGCCGGAAGCTTTGAGGCAGAAGCGATACGGCCTTACATCCTGGGCCGTTTTGCCGACATGCTACGCGCGGCCGAAACCCATCCATCAATGCTGATCTATCTTGATCAAGCCGGTTCCATCGGACCGAACAGCCGGCGCGGCCAAGCCGCCGCTCGGCGCGGCAGAAGGCGGGTCGGCCTGAACGAGAATCTCGCGCGCGAAATTTTAGAACTGCATACGCTTGGGGTGCGTTCGGGATACACACAGGCCGACGTGACCGCTTTCGCCAAAGCGTTGACCGGCCACACGGTCCCGGTCTTACGACGTTTCGAACAAGATAAAATCTATGGGTTCGATCCCTCGCTGCATGAACCCGGTCCCAAAACCGTGCTTGGTAAAACCTATCGGGACGAAGGGTCCCGCGAGGCCATGCGCATCCTGAATGATCTTGCGGATCACCCTGCGACGGCTCGGCATCTGGCGACCAAACTGGCGCGGCATTTCTCGGCCGATATTCCGCCGCCTGCCTTGGTCAGCAGGCTTGAGGAAAGCTTCCTTGCGACAGGAGGCGATTTGGGCGCGATGACGCTAACCCTGATCGAAGCACCAGAGGTCTGGGCCGAGACGCGTCAGAAATTTCTTACGCCATGGGAGTGGGCGATCGCATCCCTGCGCGCCATAGATACCGATGAATTCGACCCTTTGCGGGCGCGGCGTATGATCGTCAATCTGGGGCAGGATTTATGGCAGCCCGGCTCACCGGCAGGATTTGAAGACAAGGCCTCGAAATGGGCCGCGCCAGAAACCCTGCACCGGCGCGTGGAAGCGGCTCAAACTATAGGCAGGCTTGGCGCGCGGCACGATGCGCGGACCCTTGGCCCGATGCTTTATTCTGGGATCTGGAGCGAGAACAGCGCGACTGCGGTCGCTCGTGCAGAAAGCCCGGCGCAGGCGATGGCGTTGATGTTGGCAAGCCCGGAGGCAATGTGGCGATGA